In Cheilinus undulatus linkage group 24, ASM1832078v1, whole genome shotgun sequence, a single window of DNA contains:
- the LOC121506358 gene encoding uncharacterized protein LOC121506358, producing MLKLVLLFLTLSGLQAAPLARQTFHKKSHTYRLPDGFRQGTEHSDIRKPIPDNFRQGTEPSRRFIINLNTGLVQDYVSEMERRVDSIHPSRGNGLGEMKRRHWILEEAQDVPAQRNGHGWVRVEMASAYRLPDGFRQGTEPVKTIPDGFRQGTEPVRAIPAGFRQGTEPVKTIPEGFRQGTEPVRNIPESYRQGTEPSLQNLELLRQGAEPRKSLPAGFRQGTEPVRKIPEGFRQGTEPVRKIPEGFRQGTEPVRKIPEGFRQGTEPVRKIPEGFRQGTEPVRKIPEGFRQGTEPVRKIPEGFRQGTEPVRKIPEGFRQGTEPVRNIPEGYRQGTEPVKTIPDGFRQGTEPIRTLPMGFRQGTEPSTSRRQTQTVECKGAVINGNCYQFNPTPLAFQDAQDLCRALAPNAELASVTSGDLHSRLVSLVTKGGESNPVLTWLGGTVKNQKASWVDGSEWSYSDWMPGHPNIHSDKPVCVEMFKIDQSWWTAVDCELKRASICSYPITA from the exons ATGCTCAAGCTAGTGCTGTTGTTCCTGACACTGTCAG GCCTCCAGGCTGCCCCACTCGCACGCCAAACTTTCCATAAGAAGTCACATACCTACCGGCTGCCTGATGGCTTTCGGCAGGGCACTGAACACTCCGACATCCGCAAGCCGATTCCCGACAACTTCCGACAAGGTACCGAGCCCTCCAGGAGATTCATCATAAACCTCAACACTGGCCTTGTTCAGGATTACGTCAGTGAGATGGAGAGGAGAGTAG attcAATCCATCCTTCTCGTGGGAATGGATTAGGCGAGATGAAGAGAAGACACTGGATATTGGAAGAGG CTCAAGATGTCCCAGCCCAGAGGAATGGTCATGGTTGGGTCCGTGTGGAGATGGCGTCTGCTTATCGTCTTCCTGATGGTTTCAGACAGGGAACTGAACCTGTCAAGACAATCCCTGATGGTTTTAGGCAGGGAACAGAGCCCGTTAGAGCAATCCCAGCTGGTTTCAGACAGGGAACAGAGCCCGTCAAGACCATCCCAGAAGGCTTTAGACAGGGCACTGAACCTGTTCGTAACATCCCAGAGAGCTACAGACAGGGCACAGAACCATCTTTGCAAAACCTTGAGCTTCTCAGACAGGGAGCAGAACCCAGGAAATCACTTCCAGCTGGTTTTAGACAGGGCACAGAGCCTGTTCGTAAGATCCCAGAGGGCTTTAGACAGGGTACAGAGCCTGTTCGTAAGATCCCAGAGGGCTTTAGACAGGGCACAGAGCCTGTTCGTAAGATCCCAGAGGGCTTTAGACAGGGCACAGAGCCTGTTCGTAAGATCCCAGAGGGCTTTAGACAGGGTACAGAGCCTGTTCGTAAGATCCCAGAGGGCTTTAGACAGGGTACAGAGCCTGTTCGTAAGATCCCAGAGGGTTTTAGACAGGGCACAGAGCCTGTTCGTAAGATCCCAGAGGGTTTTAGACAGGGCACAGAACCTGTTCGCAACATCCCAGAGGGCTACAGACAGGGCACAGAACCTGTCAAGACAATCCCTGATGGTTTTAGGCAGGGCACTGAACCAATTCGAACACTCCCAATGGGCTTCCGACAGGGAACAGAACCCTCAACCTCCAGGCGCCAAACCCAGACAGTTGAATGCAAAGGAGCGGTCATCAACGGAAACTGCTACCAGTTCAACCCCACACCACTTGCCTTTCAAGATGCACAG GACTTATGCAGAGCTCTTGCACCAAATGCTGAGCTTGCATCTGTAACAAGTGGCGACCTGCATTCCCGTCTGGTCTCTCTGGTGACCAAGGGTGGTGAGAGTAACCCCGTGCTGACCTGGCTGGGAGGCACTGTAAAG AACCAGAAGGCATCTTGGGTTGACGGGTCAGAGTGGAGCTACAGCGACTGGATGCCTGGCCATCCTAACATTCACAGTGACAAGCCTGTTTGTGTGGAGATGTTCAAGATAG ATCAGAGCTGGTGGACTGCGGTCGACTGTGAGCTGAAGAGAGCATCCATCTGCTCTTACCCGATCACTGCATGA
- the LOC121506474 gene encoding adrenodoxin-like: MALVTAFRRLAHVRLREYTRRTAAVSWSAWLTGQRSFTTGTQPLRSDNKVTIHFINRDGEKITVKGSPGDSLLDIVINEDLDFDGFGACEGTLACSTCHLIFDEDVYKKLGPVTDEEMDMLDLAYGLTDTSRLGCQICLTKSLEGIVARVPESVADIRQSKDGSS, from the exons ATGGCTTTGGTAACGGCTTTCAGAAGGCTTGCTCACGTAAGGCTACGGGAGTATACGCGGAGGACGGCGGCTGTAAGTTGGAGCGCCTGGCTGACGGGTCAGAGGAGTTTTACCACAGGGACGCAGCCTCTGAG GTCAGACAACAAGGTGACGATCCACTTCATCAACAGAGACGGAGAGAAGATCACAGTGAAGGGCTCGCCTGGAGACTCGCTGCTAGACATCGTCATTAACGAAGACCTCGACTTTGATGGTTTTG GAGCGTGTGAGGGCACCCTGGCATGCTCCACATGCCATCTGATCTTCGACGAGGACGTCTACAAGAAGCTGGGGCCGGTCACAGATGAGGAGATGGACATGCTAGACTTAGCTTACGGCCTGACTGACAC aTCTCGTCTGGGCTGCCAGATTTGTCTTACCAAGTCCCTGGAAGGCATCGTGGCCCGGGTCCCCGAGAGCGTAGCGGACATCAGACAGAGCAAAGACGGCTCCTCCTAA